The Xanthomonas sp. DAR 34887 genome has a segment encoding these proteins:
- a CDS encoding winged helix-turn-helix transcriptional regulator: MRLKRQDGKSGCAVEVTLSVIGGVWKPVILFHLLSGKRRFMELTRLIPNATQRMLTLQLRELEEDGVIVRHVYPQVPPKVEYALTPLGESLAPVLISLREWGESYRNGGMSRAPGEAPECERGEAMAT; encoded by the coding sequence ATGCGTCTGAAACGTCAGGACGGCAAGAGCGGCTGCGCGGTTGAAGTCACGCTGTCTGTGATCGGCGGCGTCTGGAAGCCCGTGATCCTGTTCCACCTGCTCTCCGGAAAGAGGCGCTTCATGGAACTGACGCGCCTGATTCCGAATGCCACGCAGCGCATGCTGACGTTGCAATTGCGCGAGCTCGAAGAGGACGGTGTCATCGTGCGGCACGTCTATCCGCAGGTGCCGCCAAAGGTCGAATATGCGCTGACGCCGCTGGGCGAATCCCTCGCGCCGGTGCTGATCAGCCTGCGCGAATGGGGGGAGTCGTATCGCAACGGCGGGATGTCACGTGCTCCGGGCGAAGCGCCGGAATGCGAGCGTGGCGAGGCTATGGCGACGTGA
- a CDS encoding SymE family type I addiction module toxin yields MPAKRLGGSWMEALGFTIGSTLRVQVRDGELVVSVASKD; encoded by the coding sequence ATGCCCGCGAAGCGCCTGGGCGGCAGCTGGATGGAGGCACTGGGCTTCACCATCGGCAGCACGCTGCGTGTGCAGGTGCGCGACGGCGAACTGGTGGTGAGCGTGGCCAGCAAGGACTGA
- a CDS encoding zinc-dependent alcohol dehydrogenase family protein gives MKAITLRKPAGLDNLRLVDLPDPGQPGAGEIRVRVHASSLNFHDLGVVTGRMPSADGRIPMSDGAGVVEAIGEGVDEFAVGDAVVSTFFPTWLDGGPTIADFATVPGDGVDGYAREYVVRPAQWFTHAPRGYSHAEAATLTTAGLTAWRALVVDARLKAGETVLVLGTGGVSIFALQFAKQMGATVIATSSFDVKLARAQALGADFTINYRRDTDWAAKVLDYTNGRGVDNVIEVGGPDTLGQSIQACRIGGHIALIGVLTGIAGQVPTVALMQRHQTLQGLIVGSRSHQRDMIRAIDATGIKPVVDQTFALEDIADAFAHQAAGKHFGKLCLSI, from the coding sequence ATGAAAGCCATCACCCTGCGCAAGCCCGCCGGCCTGGACAACCTCCGCCTCGTCGATCTTCCGGATCCCGGCCAACCGGGCGCCGGCGAAATCCGCGTGCGCGTGCATGCAAGCTCGCTCAACTTCCACGATCTGGGCGTGGTGACCGGCCGCATGCCAAGCGCCGACGGCCGCATCCCGATGTCCGACGGCGCCGGCGTGGTGGAGGCGATTGGTGAAGGTGTGGACGAGTTCGCCGTGGGCGATGCCGTCGTCTCGACGTTCTTCCCGACCTGGCTGGATGGCGGGCCGACCATCGCCGATTTCGCGACCGTGCCTGGCGACGGTGTCGACGGCTATGCGCGCGAATACGTCGTTCGCCCGGCGCAGTGGTTCACGCATGCGCCGCGCGGCTACAGCCACGCCGAAGCGGCGACGCTGACGACGGCAGGGCTCACCGCGTGGCGGGCGCTGGTAGTGGACGCGCGCCTGAAGGCCGGCGAAACCGTCCTGGTGCTCGGCACCGGCGGCGTGTCGATCTTCGCGTTGCAGTTCGCCAAGCAGATGGGCGCCACCGTGATCGCAACCTCATCCTTCGACGTGAAACTGGCGCGTGCGCAGGCACTGGGCGCCGATTTCACGATCAACTACCGGCGTGATACCGATTGGGCCGCCAAGGTGCTCGACTATACAAACGGCCGTGGCGTCGACAACGTGATCGAAGTAGGTGGACCCGACACCCTGGGGCAATCCATCCAGGCATGCCGCATCGGCGGACATATCGCCTTGATCGGCGTGCTGACCGGCATTGCCGGCCAGGTGCCGACGGTGGCGCTGATGCAACGCCACCAGACCCTGCAGGGATTGATCGTTGGCAGCCGCAGCCACCAGCGCGACATGATCCGCGCCATCGACGCAACCGGCATCAAGCCGGTGGTCGACCAGACCTTCGCGCTGGAAGACATCGCCGATGCATTTGCGCACCAGGCGGCGGGCAAGCATTTCGGAAAGCTGTGCTTGTCGATTTAG
- a CDS encoding GH92 family glycosyl hydrolase, with the protein MATRRGFLQGAIALALFGSSGIARLAHARAGSYALPADARAKAELTRHVDVFIGTGGHGHTFPGATLPFGMVQLSPDTYNAVWDACSGYHESDGSIMGFSHTHLSGTGVGDLLDFLVVPATGDVKLVPGTLEDPDAGYRSRYDHADEAASPGYYRVRLEDSGVHAELTATARAGLHRYHFPKGKPAHLLLDLCHGMQDKPEIATRVSDAQLRIVDAQTLTGGRRVYQWAPGRYIYFAMRLSRPFAKAQLYSEDQPLAADASKADGTHLKVALHYPDAADAPLLVKVGISAVSAENALANLDAELPDFDFARVHAAAVAAWEKELARIRIDSDDDAQRRIFYTGLYHSLLAPTLFSDTDGRYRGMDLQVHQAPAGYHNYSTYSLWDTYRALHPLLTLMQPERVPDLVQCLVRGANECPDGVGIWPLQGVETGCMIGYHSAVVLAEAHAKGFTGIDYAAAWPAYRKRAMDDTTHGLDEYRKRGYIPSDTVDEAVSRTLEYAYDDWAVAHLAQAAGATKDASALRERSRNYRNVFNRKSGFVQPRLSNGDWAAPFDPRAMGHLTKWRDFTESNAWQATFLNQHDLYGYMELFGGRDGFVAKLDELFSTSSDLPADAPPDIDGMVGQYAHGNEPSHHVAYLFAYAGQPYKTQAMVRRLLREQYHDARNGLSGNEDCGQMSAWFVLSALGFYAVDPVSATYVLGSPLFKRADVDVGNGRTLSVVAHGNSATNVYIQRARWNGKPYTRSWLRHADLAAGGTLELEMGPKPNPAFGAAKEDLPPSFV; encoded by the coding sequence ATGGCCACACGACGCGGTTTCCTGCAGGGCGCCATCGCCCTGGCCCTGTTCGGCAGCAGCGGCATCGCCCGCCTGGCGCATGCCCGCGCCGGCAGCTACGCGCTGCCCGCCGACGCGCGCGCCAAGGCCGAGCTCACCCGCCACGTCGATGTGTTCATCGGCACCGGCGGCCATGGCCACACCTTCCCCGGCGCCACGCTGCCGTTCGGCATGGTGCAGCTGAGCCCGGACACCTACAACGCGGTGTGGGATGCGTGCTCGGGCTACCACGAGTCCGACGGCTCGATCATGGGCTTCTCGCACACCCACCTGTCCGGCACCGGCGTCGGCGACCTGCTCGACTTCCTGGTCGTGCCCGCCACCGGCGACGTGAAACTGGTCCCCGGCACGCTGGAAGATCCCGACGCCGGCTACCGCTCGCGCTACGACCACGCCGATGAAGCCGCCTCGCCCGGCTACTACCGCGTGCGCCTGGAGGACAGCGGCGTGCACGCCGAGCTGACCGCCACCGCGCGCGCCGGCCTGCACCGCTACCACTTCCCCAAGGGCAAGCCGGCGCATCTGCTGCTGGACCTGTGCCACGGCATGCAGGACAAGCCGGAGATCGCGACCCGGGTCAGCGACGCGCAGCTGCGCATCGTCGATGCGCAGACGCTGACCGGCGGGCGCCGCGTGTACCAGTGGGCGCCGGGCCGCTACATCTATTTCGCCATGCGCCTGTCGCGGCCGTTCGCCAAGGCGCAGCTCTACTCCGAAGACCAACCGCTGGCCGCCGATGCAAGCAAGGCGGATGGCACCCACCTCAAGGTCGCCCTGCACTACCCCGACGCCGCCGACGCACCGCTGCTGGTCAAGGTCGGCATCTCCGCAGTCAGCGCCGAAAACGCCCTGGCCAATCTCGACGCCGAACTGCCCGACTTCGATTTCGCGCGCGTGCACGCCGCCGCGGTGGCCGCGTGGGAGAAGGAACTGGCGCGGATCCGCATCGACAGCGACGACGACGCGCAACGCCGCATCTTCTACACCGGCCTGTACCACAGCCTGCTCGCGCCCACCCTGTTCAGCGACACCGACGGCCGCTACCGCGGCATGGACCTGCAGGTGCACCAGGCGCCTGCCGGCTACCACAACTACAGCACCTACTCGCTGTGGGACACCTACCGCGCCCTGCACCCCTTGCTGACCCTGATGCAGCCCGAGCGCGTGCCCGACCTGGTGCAATGCCTGGTACGCGGCGCCAACGAATGCCCGGACGGCGTCGGCATCTGGCCGCTGCAAGGCGTGGAGACCGGCTGCATGATCGGCTACCACTCCGCCGTGGTGCTGGCCGAAGCGCACGCCAAGGGTTTCACCGGCATCGACTACGCCGCCGCCTGGCCGGCCTACCGCAAGCGCGCGATGGACGACACCACGCACGGCCTGGACGAGTACCGCAAGCGCGGCTACATCCCCAGCGACACCGTGGACGAAGCGGTCAGCCGCACCCTCGAATACGCCTACGACGACTGGGCCGTGGCGCACCTGGCGCAGGCTGCCGGCGCGACCAAGGACGCAAGCGCCCTGCGCGAACGCTCGCGCAACTACCGCAACGTGTTCAACCGCAAGAGCGGCTTCGTGCAGCCGCGGCTGAGCAACGGCGACTGGGCCGCCCCGTTCGATCCGCGCGCGATGGGCCACCTGACCAAGTGGCGCGACTTCACCGAATCCAACGCCTGGCAGGCCACCTTCCTCAACCAGCACGACCTGTATGGCTACATGGAACTGTTCGGCGGCCGCGACGGCTTCGTCGCCAAGCTCGACGAACTGTTCTCCACCAGCTCCGACCTGCCGGCCGACGCCCCGCCGGACATCGACGGCATGGTCGGCCAGTACGCGCACGGCAACGAACCCAGCCACCACGTGGCCTACCTGTTCGCCTACGCTGGGCAACCGTACAAGACCCAGGCGATGGTGCGCCGGCTGCTGCGCGAGCAATACCACGACGCGCGCAACGGCCTCTCCGGCAACGAGGACTGCGGGCAGATGAGCGCCTGGTTCGTGCTCAGCGCCCTGGGCTTCTACGCCGTGGACCCGGTCAGCGCCACCTACGTGCTCGGCAGCCCGCTGTTCAAGCGCGCCGACGTCGACGTCGGCAACGGCCGCACCCTCAGCGTCGTCGCCCACGGCAACAGCGCCACCAACGTCTACATCCAACGCGCCCGCTGGAACGGCAAGCCGTATACGCGCAGCTGGCTGCGCCACGCCGACCTCGCCGCCGGCGGCACCCTGGAACTGGAGATGGGCCCCAAGCCCAACCCCGCCTTCGGCGCCGCCAAGGAAGACCTGCCGCCGTCATTCGTTTGA
- a CDS encoding glycoside hydrolase family 35 protein: protein MPRKTLAALAIALAFALPATAVQAADTATWPAFATQGEHFTRDGKPYQIISGAIHFQRIPRAYWKDRLLKARAMGLNTVETYVFWNLVEPRQGQFDFSGNNDLAAFIDEAAAQGLNVILRPGPYVCAEWEAGGYPAWLFAEPGMRVRSQDPRFLAASQAYLDAVAAQIKPKLNHNGGPIIAVQVENEYGSYDDDHVYMQANRAMFVKAGFDKALLFTADGADVLANGTLPGTLAVVNFGPGDAEKAFQTLAKFRPGQPQMVGEYWAGWFDQWGEKHAATDAAKQASEFEWILRQGHSANLYMFVGGTSFGFMNGANFQKNASDHYAPQTTSYDYDAVLDEAGRPTPKFTLFRDAITRVTGVQPPALPTPIRFADLPATPLRESASLWDNLPAPAATTDTPQPMERYGQAYGYILYRTTVTGPRKGSLYLGDVRDYARVYVDRQLAGSAERRLQQVAVDVDIPAGTHTVDVLVENGGRINYGAHLADGRAGLVDPVLLDGKPLTGWQTFPLPMDDPSKLKGWTTAKVDGPAFHRGTVKIGTPTDTFLDMQAFGKGFAWANGHNLGRHWNIGPQRALYFPAPMQRKGGNSVIVFDLDSAADASVRGVKGQVWSAPGG, encoded by the coding sequence ATGCCACGCAAGACCCTCGCTGCCCTTGCCATCGCCTTGGCGTTCGCCCTGCCCGCCACCGCCGTGCAGGCCGCCGACACTGCCACCTGGCCCGCCTTCGCCACCCAGGGCGAACACTTCACCCGCGACGGCAAGCCCTACCAGATCATTTCCGGCGCCATCCACTTCCAGCGCATCCCGCGCGCCTACTGGAAGGACCGCCTGCTCAAAGCGCGCGCCATGGGCCTGAACACCGTGGAGACCTACGTGTTCTGGAACCTGGTCGAACCGCGCCAGGGCCAGTTCGACTTTAGCGGCAACAACGACCTGGCCGCCTTCATCGACGAAGCCGCCGCCCAGGGCCTCAACGTCATCCTGCGCCCCGGCCCCTACGTGTGCGCCGAATGGGAAGCCGGCGGCTATCCCGCCTGGCTGTTCGCCGAACCCGGCATGCGCGTGCGCAGCCAGGACCCGCGCTTCCTCGCCGCCAGCCAGGCCTACCTCGACGCCGTCGCCGCGCAGATCAAGCCCAAACTCAACCACAACGGCGGCCCCATCATCGCCGTGCAGGTGGAGAACGAATACGGCTCCTACGACGACGACCACGTCTACATGCAGGCCAACCGCGCCATGTTCGTCAAGGCCGGCTTCGACAAGGCCCTGCTGTTCACCGCCGACGGCGCCGACGTGCTGGCCAACGGCACCCTGCCCGGCACCCTGGCCGTGGTGAACTTCGGCCCCGGCGATGCCGAGAAAGCGTTCCAGACCCTGGCCAAGTTCCGCCCCGGCCAACCGCAGATGGTGGGCGAATACTGGGCCGGCTGGTTCGACCAGTGGGGCGAGAAACACGCCGCCACCGACGCCGCCAAACAGGCCAGCGAATTCGAATGGATCCTGCGCCAGGGCCATTCCGCCAACCTGTACATGTTCGTCGGCGGCACCAGCTTCGGCTTCATGAACGGCGCCAACTTCCAGAAGAACGCCAGCGACCACTACGCGCCGCAGACCACCAGCTACGACTACGACGCCGTGCTCGACGAAGCCGGCCGCCCCACGCCCAAGTTCACCCTGTTCCGCGACGCCATCACCCGCGTCACCGGCGTGCAGCCGCCCGCCCTGCCCACCCCGATCCGCTTCGCCGACCTCCCGGCCACCCCGCTGCGCGAATCGGCCTCGCTCTGGGACAACCTGCCCGCGCCGGCCGCCACCACCGACACCCCGCAACCGATGGAGCGCTACGGCCAGGCCTACGGCTACATCCTCTACCGCACCACCGTCACCGGCCCGCGCAAGGGCAGCCTGTACCTGGGCGACGTGCGCGACTACGCCCGCGTCTACGTCGATCGCCAGCTCGCCGGCAGCGCCGAACGCCGCCTGCAGCAGGTGGCCGTGGACGTGGACATCCCCGCCGGCACCCACACCGTGGACGTGCTGGTGGAAAACGGCGGCCGCATCAACTACGGCGCCCACCTGGCCGACGGCCGCGCCGGCCTGGTCGACCCCGTGCTGCTCGACGGCAAGCCGCTGACCGGCTGGCAGACCTTCCCGCTGCCGATGGACGACCCGAGCAAGCTCAAAGGCTGGACCACCGCCAAGGTCGACGGCCCCGCCTTCCACCGCGGCACCGTCAAGATCGGCACGCCCACCGACACGTTCCTTGATATGCAGGCTTTCGGCAAAGGCTTCGCCTGGGCTAACGGCCATAACCTCGGCCGGCACTGGAACATCGGGCCGCAGCGGGCGTTGTATTTCCCGGCGCCGATGCAGCGTAAAGGTGGGAACAGCGTGATCGTGTTCGATCTGGATAGCGCGGCGGATGCGAGTGTGCGTGGGGTTAAGGGGCAGGTTTGGAGTGCGCCGGGCGGCTAA
- a CDS encoding glycoside hydrolase family 125 protein has product MPSRRDVLQLLGSAAGAGLLASAVPGFAASGASAAGLPSKRPAPAKRRFVSAAVEKHLRTVKAGIGDPRLAWLFENCYPNTLDTTVEIGTRNGKPDTFVITGDIEALWLRDSSAQVHPYVPLAKRDPALRRMFHGLIQRQAACIQLDPYANAFLPDGKSQRLKWSVADITEMKPGVGERKWEVDSLCYPIRLAHEYWRASGDTAPFDDDWRAAMHVVVKTFREQQRLHDRGPYSFQRPSPLATETLVLDGYGQPTKPNGMIHSMFRPSDDACLYPLFVPANLFAVTSLRQLATMSEALHRDAAFAGECRALADEVETATRKYGQMRDADGQPFWAYEVDGYGNQLFIDDANAPGLLSLAYLGCCDRRDPLFLRTRQLAWSERNPYFYRGRAAEGVGSPHSGMGTIWPMSIMQYALASDDDAQIRQCLSWLKNTDAGSGFMHEAFHKDDPSTFTRDWFAWANTLFGELIIDLHQRKPHLLRS; this is encoded by the coding sequence ATGCCTTCCCGCCGCGATGTCCTCCAGCTGCTCGGCAGCGCCGCCGGCGCCGGCCTGCTCGCCAGTGCCGTGCCCGGCTTCGCCGCATCCGGCGCATCGGCGGCAGGCCTGCCCAGCAAACGCCCGGCACCGGCAAAACGGCGCTTCGTCAGCGCCGCGGTGGAAAAGCACCTGCGCACGGTCAAGGCCGGCATCGGCGATCCGCGCCTGGCCTGGCTGTTCGAGAACTGCTACCCGAACACGCTCGACACCACCGTGGAAATCGGCACCCGCAACGGCAAGCCGGACACCTTCGTCATCACCGGCGACATCGAGGCACTGTGGCTGCGCGATTCCTCCGCGCAGGTGCATCCCTACGTGCCGCTGGCCAAGCGCGACCCGGCGCTGCGGCGCATGTTCCATGGCCTGATCCAGCGCCAGGCCGCCTGCATCCAGCTCGACCCCTATGCCAACGCGTTCCTGCCCGACGGCAAGAGCCAGCGCCTGAAGTGGTCGGTGGCCGACATCACCGAGATGAAGCCAGGCGTCGGCGAGCGCAAGTGGGAAGTGGATTCGCTGTGCTACCCGATCCGCCTGGCGCACGAATACTGGCGCGCCAGCGGCGACACCGCACCGTTCGACGACGACTGGCGCGCGGCGATGCACGTGGTGGTCAAGACCTTCCGCGAGCAGCAGCGCCTGCACGACCGCGGGCCCTACAGTTTCCAGCGTCCCTCGCCGCTGGCCACCGAGACTTTGGTGCTGGACGGCTACGGCCAGCCGACCAAGCCCAACGGCATGATCCACTCGATGTTCCGCCCGTCCGACGACGCCTGCCTGTACCCGCTGTTCGTGCCGGCCAACCTGTTCGCGGTGACCTCCCTGCGCCAGCTGGCGACGATGAGCGAGGCGCTGCACCGCGATGCGGCCTTCGCCGGCGAATGCCGCGCCCTGGCCGACGAAGTGGAGACCGCCACGCGCAAGTACGGGCAGATGCGCGATGCCGACGGCCAACCGTTCTGGGCCTACGAAGTGGACGGCTACGGCAACCAGCTGTTCATCGACGACGCCAACGCGCCGGGCCTGCTGAGCCTGGCCTACCTGGGCTGCTGCGACCGCCGCGACCCGCTGTTCCTGCGCACGCGCCAACTGGCGTGGAGCGAGCGCAATCCGTACTTCTACCGCGGCCGCGCCGCAGAAGGCGTGGGCAGCCCGCACAGCGGCATGGGCACCATCTGGCCGATGTCGATCATGCAGTACGCCCTGGCCAGCGACGACGACGCGCAGATCCGCCAATGCCTGAGTTGGCTGAAAAACACCGACGCCGGCAGCGGCTTCATGCACGAAGCCTTCCACAAGGACGACCCCAGCACCTTCACCCGCGACTGGTTCGCCTGGGCCAACACCTTGTTCGGCGAACTGATCATCGACCTGCACCAGCGCAAACCGCACCTGCTACGTAGCTGA
- a CDS encoding ATP-binding protein, with product MEMKTSLRGRLRNTELPYSHGLAPLFEAIVNSIHAIDARGEDFTSGRISVLVCREPQTGLGFPDESRRGAPPLEPIKSFIISDNGEGFDETNYTSFQTLDSEHKARLGCRGVGRLLWLKAFDSAIVESTYKDPIDNSYKQRNFKFGLNGVEDSRLTTTEANQNRTIITLEGFKKAYREKSPKSGQTIATALMEHCLWYFVRDGGAPDLDVVDADEIFNINKMFESHMHTSAKTAQFTVSNNNFEITHLKLKANSRQSPALAWCAAGRVVREDSISGKLPGLFGKLTDADGEFLYAGYLTSKYLDEKVRPERTEFLIPENGGQLGFPDLSTIRAEALKSTQEFLGDTLQSSVEASQERVATFVREKAPRYRTVLKHVTDEKLAVDPEISDKELDLILHKQLADLESNLISEGHEILKLHDGESTKRYKERLSEYLSKVDDVKKSDLADYVFHRKIVLDVLRRAIEKQADDRYAREDLIHEFIMPMRKDSNEIHFDQSNLWLLDERLAFHDYLASDKPLSSLPITNSTENKEPDIVALNVFDEPILVSDKGALPLGSIVVIELKRPMRNDAKEGEDKDPITQALGYLDRIRKGQVTTSRGRPIPRAEEIPGFCYIVCDITTSIEARCRLANLTVTADRMGFFGYNDNYKSYIEVMSYDRLLKGAEERNRAFFSKLGLPHN from the coding sequence ATGGAAATGAAAACATCTCTTAGAGGACGCCTTCGAAACACTGAGCTGCCTTATAGTCATGGGCTTGCCCCTCTCTTTGAAGCGATTGTTAACTCAATTCATGCAATCGATGCCCGTGGGGAAGACTTTACAAGCGGTCGTATATCAGTACTAGTATGTCGCGAGCCCCAGACAGGACTTGGTTTTCCGGATGAGTCCCGCAGAGGGGCACCGCCGCTTGAGCCCATCAAGTCATTCATCATATCTGATAATGGGGAGGGATTCGACGAAACTAATTATACGTCATTCCAGACACTCGACAGCGAGCATAAAGCACGACTCGGTTGCCGGGGAGTCGGCAGGCTGCTGTGGCTAAAAGCGTTTGATTCTGCGATTGTCGAAAGCACATACAAAGATCCAATCGATAATTCGTATAAGCAGCGCAATTTCAAGTTCGGCTTGAACGGCGTTGAAGATTCCCGACTCACAACCACCGAAGCGAATCAGAATCGAACCATCATCACCCTAGAAGGATTCAAGAAGGCCTATAGGGAGAAGTCCCCTAAAAGCGGCCAAACTATTGCAACTGCCTTGATGGAGCATTGCTTGTGGTATTTCGTCAGAGATGGCGGCGCTCCAGATTTAGATGTCGTGGACGCGGATGAAATATTCAACATTAATAAAATGTTCGAAAGCCACATGCACACTTCCGCAAAGACGGCGCAATTTACTGTCTCCAACAATAATTTTGAAATCACACACCTTAAATTGAAGGCGAACTCTCGACAATCCCCTGCATTAGCATGGTGCGCAGCTGGACGGGTAGTTAGAGAGGATTCGATATCAGGGAAACTGCCCGGACTTTTCGGAAAGCTAACCGATGCCGATGGCGAATTCTTATATGCAGGTTATTTAACATCCAAGTATTTGGACGAGAAGGTCCGGCCTGAGCGAACCGAATTCCTTATCCCAGAGAATGGAGGTCAACTTGGCTTTCCTGATTTATCGACAATCAGAGCCGAAGCACTGAAATCCACACAGGAATTCTTGGGAGACACATTGCAGTCAAGCGTAGAGGCGAGCCAAGAACGCGTAGCCACCTTCGTTCGAGAGAAAGCTCCTCGCTACCGCACAGTACTGAAGCATGTCACAGACGAAAAGCTTGCAGTCGACCCGGAAATATCTGATAAAGAGCTTGATTTGATCCTCCACAAGCAACTCGCAGACTTGGAAAGCAATCTCATCTCCGAGGGCCATGAAATACTTAAACTCCATGACGGGGAAAGCACGAAGCGATATAAAGAGCGACTTTCTGAATACCTATCCAAAGTTGACGACGTAAAGAAATCGGATCTGGCCGACTATGTTTTCCACAGAAAAATAGTACTAGACGTACTAAGACGAGCTATCGAAAAACAAGCCGACGACCGTTATGCGCGCGAAGATCTTATTCATGAGTTCATTATGCCAATGCGCAAGGACTCCAATGAAATTCATTTTGATCAAAGCAATCTATGGTTGTTAGACGAAAGACTTGCGTTTCACGATTACCTAGCTTCTGATAAGCCGCTCTCAAGCTTACCCATCACCAACAGCACAGAGAATAAAGAACCAGACATTGTCGCACTAAACGTTTTTGATGAGCCAATCCTCGTTTCCGACAAAGGCGCCTTACCTCTTGGCTCGATAGTGGTTATTGAGCTAAAACGACCGATGCGGAATGATGCGAAAGAGGGCGAAGACAAAGATCCGATCACGCAGGCTTTGGGCTACCTTGATAGGATTCGTAAAGGCCAAGTAACGACGTCCCGAGGGCGACCAATTCCGCGCGCGGAAGAGATCCCCGGTTTCTGCTATATAGTTTGCGACATCACCACAAGCATCGAAGCTCGCTGCCGACTAGCAAATTTAACCGTCACAGCTGATAGGATGGGATTCTTCGGATATAACGACAACTACAAAAGCTACATTGAAGTCATGTCCTACGATCGACTACTGAAAGGCGCAGAGGAGCGTAACCGCGCGTTCTTCAGCAAACTTGGGCTGCCACACAATTGA